In the genome of Flavobacterium panacagri, one region contains:
- a CDS encoding XAC2610-related protein, which yields MKLKTISFFLLFSIATASAQKAYLIHDFMKGYTLYFIQQKAGSQIKEYYKLTEDKSTKMVLEFGAKELAKPQTIKTAKEVTFKSLSDKNIQILGDVNFDGKPDIIIHETQINDDDGCYYPRASSHIFINTENTFTISQSISDVYNDANCMRGGSFDIDAKNKRIITSSTCGAACHGCEHYSVSGKEAKMISSFDEDGFAQGPFSKITGKKLENNKWVSFNSLSIYEPNLDPDKILAFDTKNGKGRILLFKIDTILYYAFQQNDEYKFISFAHPFSPEKANKATFKFRKQNSSYELEFNSGSIKYLVYETTNGVGIKINVNGKISDWQGMTKTGSLEALVKNKFSNVIKE from the coding sequence ATGAAACTAAAAACCATTTCGTTCTTCCTGCTCTTTTCAATAGCAACTGCGAGTGCTCAAAAAGCTTATCTCATTCATGATTTCATGAAAGGTTATACTTTGTATTTTATTCAGCAAAAAGCTGGCTCCCAAATAAAAGAATATTACAAACTTACCGAAGATAAGAGCACAAAAATGGTTTTAGAGTTTGGTGCGAAGGAATTGGCGAAACCACAAACAATCAAAACTGCCAAAGAAGTAACTTTCAAAAGTCTTTCTGACAAGAATATTCAAATTCTAGGCGATGTAAATTTTGATGGCAAACCTGATATTATTATTCATGAAACACAAATTAATGATGATGATGGCTGTTATTATCCAAGGGCATCATCTCATATTTTTATTAATACCGAAAACACATTTACAATTAGTCAAAGTATTAGCGATGTTTATAATGATGCTAATTGTATGCGTGGCGGTTCGTTTGATATCGATGCAAAAAACAAACGTATTATTACATCGAGTACCTGCGGTGCAGCTTGTCATGGTTGTGAGCATTACAGCGTCTCGGGTAAAGAGGCTAAAATGATTTCCAGCTTTGATGAAGATGGATTTGCCCAAGGGCCTTTCTCTAAAATAACAGGTAAGAAATTAGAAAACAACAAATGGGTTTCTTTCAATTCTTTATCTATTTACGAACCAAATTTAGATCCGGACAAAATACTTGCTTTTGATACCAAAAATGGCAAAGGGCGTATATTGTTGTTTAAAATAGATACGATCTTATATTATGCTTTTCAACAAAACGACGAGTATAAATTTATTTCTTTTGCTCATCCATTCAGTCCTGAAAAAGCCAATAAAGCTACTTTCAAATTCAGAAAACAAAATTCAAGTTATGAACTTGAGTTTAACAGTGGCAGTATAAAATATCTCGTTTATGAAACGACAAATGGAGTCGGCATTAAAATTAATGTCAACGGAAAAATTTCCGACTGGCAGGGAATGACTAAAACTGGAAGTTTAGAAGCATTGGTTAAAAACAAATTTAGTAATGTTATAAAAGAGTAA
- a CDS encoding ferredoxin → MVIVTLQRDKCIGCNYCVEMNPVHFQMSKKDGKSVLIHSVNAKGFFTLKSQNHTIVESCELAAKACPVKIITVKET, encoded by the coding sequence ATGGTTATTGTAACTTTACAAAGAGATAAATGCATCGGCTGTAATTATTGTGTTGAAATGAATCCGGTTCATTTTCAAATGTCTAAAAAAGATGGGAAATCGGTTTTGATTCATTCTGTAAATGCAAAAGGATTTTTTACGCTGAAATCCCAAAATCATACGATTGTGGAAAGCTGTGAATTAGCAGCAAAAGCTTGTCCAGTGAAGATTATTACGGTTAAAGAGACTTAG
- a CDS encoding peptidase U32 family protein codes for MTINNTIELMSPAGDFESLQAALDNGCNSVYFGVEQLNMRARSTVNFTIDDLKEIASRCGAKNVRSYLTLNTIIYDHDLSVVKTLLIKAKEANITAVIASDQAVIAMARSIGMEVHISTQLNVTNIETIKFYSLFADTMVLSRELSLRQVKNITDQIEKEQIKGPNGNLVEIEIFGHGALCMAVSGKCYLSLHSHNSSANRGACKQNCRKKYTVIDQETGFEIELDNEYMMSPKDLCTLDFLDQVIDSGIKVLKIEGRGRAPEYVATVTKSYREAIDAYYDGTFSKEKTAIWMKALETVYNRGFWSGYYLGQELGEWSDIPGSAATQKKVYVGKGTHYFPKAEIGQFKIEAYDIKIGDKILVTGPSTGAQEMIINEMFVNDAAGEKATKGDDCSFKLPFRIRMSDKLYKIVEA; via the coding sequence ATGACAATTAACAATACAATTGAACTCATGTCTCCAGCGGGAGATTTTGAGTCGCTTCAGGCTGCCTTAGATAATGGCTGTAATTCCGTATATTTTGGAGTTGAACAGCTTAATATGCGTGCACGTTCGACAGTGAATTTTACGATTGACGATTTAAAAGAAATTGCCAGTCGATGCGGAGCCAAAAATGTTCGAAGCTATCTTACTTTAAACACCATTATTTACGATCATGATTTATCGGTTGTAAAAACATTATTGATCAAAGCCAAAGAAGCCAATATTACAGCCGTAATTGCTTCGGATCAAGCAGTAATTGCTATGGCAAGATCGATCGGAATGGAAGTTCATATTTCAACACAGTTGAATGTTACCAATATCGAAACCATTAAATTCTATAGCTTGTTTGCCGATACAATGGTTTTAAGCCGAGAATTAAGCTTACGCCAAGTAAAGAATATTACGGATCAAATTGAAAAAGAACAGATCAAAGGGCCAAACGGGAATTTAGTCGAAATCGAAATTTTTGGACATGGTGCTTTGTGTATGGCGGTTTCGGGGAAATGTTATTTGAGTTTACATTCGCATAATTCATCTGCGAATCGCGGCGCCTGCAAACAAAACTGCCGAAAAAAATATACCGTTATTGATCAGGAAACTGGTTTCGAAATCGAATTGGATAACGAATACATGATGTCGCCTAAAGATTTATGTACGCTGGATTTCTTAGATCAAGTTATTGATTCCGGAATTAAAGTTTTAAAAATCGAAGGAAGAGGCCGTGCGCCGGAATATGTAGCAACCGTAACCAAAAGCTATCGTGAAGCTATTGATGCGTATTACGATGGCACTTTCTCTAAAGAAAAAACGGCAATTTGGATGAAAGCTTTAGAAACCGTTTACAATCGAGGATTCTGGTCGGGATATTATCTAGGTCAGGAATTAGGAGAATGGAGTGATATTCCAGGATCTGCAGCAACTCAGAAGAAGGTTTATGTGGGTAAAGGAACACACTATTTCCCGAAAGCTGAGATTGGGCAGTTTAAGATTGAAGCTTATGATATTAAAATCGGAGATAAAATTTTAGTTACCGGGCCAAGTACAGGAGCTCAGGAAATGATTATTAATGAGATGTTTGTAAACGATGCAGCTGGAGAAAAAGCAACAAAAGGCGATGACTGCAGTTTCAAACTGCCATTCAGAATCAGAATGTCTGATAAACTGTATAAAATTGTTGAGGCGTAA
- the tnpA gene encoding IS200/IS605 family transposase has translation MSQSFTKLWIHAIWATKNRQELIDFSIEKQLYDFIWLELTELGCPVRIINGMPDHVHVLFLQNPQKTISDIVKQIKGSSSHFMNRGEFILEKFAWQTGYAAFSVSESQLDVVYNYIKNQKEHHLMKNTQDEFDRFVKLHGLGDK, from the coding sequence ATGTCACAATCGTTCACCAAATTATGGATTCATGCTATTTGGGCAACTAAAAATCGTCAGGAACTAATTGATTTTTCAATTGAGAAACAACTGTACGATTTCATTTGGCTAGAGTTAACTGAACTTGGATGTCCTGTTAGAATTATTAATGGAATGCCCGACCATGTGCATGTTTTATTTTTACAAAACCCGCAAAAAACAATCTCAGACATTGTAAAGCAAATTAAAGGAAGTTCTTCTCATTTTATGAATAGAGGAGAATTTATCCTTGAAAAATTTGCTTGGCAAACAGGCTATGCAGCCTTTTCCGTTAGTGAATCTCAGTTAGATGTTGTTTACAATTACATTAAAAATCAAAAGGAACATCATCTTATGAAAAATACGCAAGATGAATTTGATAGATTTGTAAAACTACATGGGCTGGGGGATAAATGA
- a CDS encoding rhodanese-related sulfurtransferase, with product MQLYNTLSAEERAIMIDDAGKQRLTLSFYAYAKIQDPQKFRNDLFIAWNALDALGRIYVAHEGINAQMSVPAENFEAFRETLEAYDFMKDIRLNVAVEQDDHSFLKLTIKVRHKIVADGLNDETFDVTNIGVHLKAKEFNEILDDPNTIVVDFRNHYESEVGHFKGAITPDVETFRESLPIINEQLKDHKDDKNLVMYCTGGIRCEKASAYFKHQGFKNVYQLEGGIINYAKQLKEEGLESKFIGKNFVFDNRLGERITDDIISQCHQCGKPCDNHTNCENDGCHLLFIQCDDCKAAMENCCSTECLEIIHMPLVDQVRLRTGKQVGNKVFRKGKSENLKFKHSGELPETALATAQKPADIRQKIKVKKVLLGKAEHYYVKAQVGQFTIENQELNSGDKILISGPTTGDQEMVLNRIIVNGAETQSAKIGDKVTFEVPFRIRLSDKVYKILE from the coding sequence ATGCAACTGTATAACACTTTGAGCGCAGAAGAAAGAGCCATCATGATCGATGATGCCGGTAAACAACGACTTACGTTGTCTTTCTATGCGTATGCCAAAATTCAAGATCCACAAAAATTTCGTAACGATTTATTCATTGCCTGGAATGCACTAGATGCACTAGGAAGAATTTATGTTGCCCATGAAGGAATTAATGCTCAGATGAGTGTTCCTGCCGAAAATTTTGAAGCTTTTAGAGAAACTCTTGAAGCTTATGATTTCATGAAAGACATACGATTGAATGTTGCCGTAGAACAAGACGATCATTCCTTTTTAAAATTGACTATCAAAGTGCGTCACAAAATTGTTGCTGACGGTTTAAATGACGAAACTTTTGATGTTACTAATATTGGCGTTCACTTGAAAGCCAAAGAATTCAACGAAATTCTTGATGATCCAAACACTATTGTAGTTGATTTTAGAAATCACTACGAAAGTGAAGTGGGACATTTTAAAGGTGCGATTACTCCGGATGTGGAAACTTTTAGAGAGAGTTTACCAATCATCAACGAACAGCTTAAAGATCATAAAGACGATAAAAATCTGGTAATGTATTGTACTGGAGGAATTCGTTGTGAAAAGGCGAGTGCTTATTTTAAACATCAAGGTTTTAAAAACGTTTATCAATTGGAAGGCGGGATTATCAATTACGCTAAACAACTGAAAGAAGAAGGTTTAGAGAGTAAATTTATTGGAAAAAACTTCGTATTTGATAATCGTCTAGGCGAAAGAATTACTGATGATATTATTTCGCAATGCCACCAGTGCGGAAAACCTTGCGATAATCACACGAATTGCGAAAATGATGGCTGTCATTTATTGTTTATTCAGTGTGATGATTGTAAAGCTGCAATGGAAAACTGCTGTTCTACAGAATGTCTAGAAATAATTCACATGCCTTTAGTAGATCAGGTTCGTTTAAGAACAGGTAAACAAGTTGGAAATAAAGTATTCAGAAAAGGAAAATCTGAAAACTTAAAATTCAAACATTCAGGAGAATTGCCAGAAACTGCATTGGCTACAGCACAAAAGCCGGCTGATATTCGTCAGAAAATAAAAGTAAAGAAAGTCCTTCTTGGAAAAGCGGAGCATTATTATGTAAAAGCTCAAGTAGGTCAGTTTACGATCGAAAACCAAGAGTTAAACAGCGGTGATAAAATCTTAATTTCCGGCCCAACTACGGGTGATCAGGAAATGGTTTTGAATAGAATCATTGTTAACGGAGCAGAAACTCAATCTGCTAAAATTGGTGATAAAGTTACTTTTGAGGTTCCATTCAGAATAAGATTGTCTGATAAAGTATATAAGATTTTAGAATAG
- a CDS encoding efflux RND transporter periplasmic adaptor subunit: protein MNALKLPKPILPLFFLLTLFTSCKKEQPKTPPPMQAPFVTVKSEDVPIYKDFAGQTFGDLDIELIARVDGILTGIHFKEGQRVKKGQLLYTIDPLEYDTKVEQVRGQVAGAQSNLVNAEEELKRIRPLADMNAVSKRELDAAVAKDKAARSNLNSVQASLRNQQIERSYCDIRSPIDGVIGLSNARLGDYITRIGNDAKLNTVSKLEKVRVQFTVSESDYLRYQKQVKAGERITDLALILSDGSTHSEKGSLNFSDTKIDPTTGTVTIEAQFPNPDGTLRSGQFAKVRVLLRTQKDAIVIPQKAVTEIQGLFQVSIIDAKNTIQTRMVEVGQKIGVDWIITKGLKPDEKVAIIGNQFIQPGSTVVPVPYVADKDKKQIASSLNN, encoded by the coding sequence ATGAATGCTTTAAAACTACCAAAACCAATTCTTCCCCTCTTCTTTCTTTTAACTTTATTTACTTCCTGCAAAAAAGAACAACCCAAGACACCACCGCCGATGCAGGCTCCTTTTGTTACGGTCAAAAGTGAAGATGTCCCCATTTACAAAGATTTTGCGGGACAGACTTTTGGAGATTTAGACATTGAATTAATCGCAAGAGTCGATGGTATTTTAACAGGCATTCATTTCAAAGAAGGTCAGAGAGTCAAAAAAGGCCAGCTTTTATATACCATCGACCCGTTAGAATATGATACCAAAGTAGAGCAGGTTCGCGGACAAGTTGCGGGCGCTCAAAGTAATTTGGTAAATGCCGAAGAAGAATTAAAGAGAATTCGTCCTCTTGCTGATATGAATGCAGTCAGTAAACGTGAGTTAGATGCGGCTGTAGCCAAAGACAAAGCGGCGCGATCAAACTTAAACAGTGTTCAAGCCAGTTTAAGAAATCAGCAGATTGAACGAAGCTACTGCGATATTCGATCTCCTATTGATGGTGTAATCGGACTTTCGAATGCCCGTTTAGGCGATTATATTACCCGAATAGGAAATGATGCAAAACTCAATACCGTTTCCAAACTAGAAAAAGTCAGAGTGCAATTTACAGTCAGCGAATCTGATTATTTACGATATCAAAAGCAGGTCAAAGCCGGAGAACGTATTACTGATCTTGCTTTAATACTTTCTGACGGAAGTACCCATTCTGAAAAAGGAAGCCTCAATTTCTCCGATACCAAAATAGACCCAACAACCGGAACTGTAACTATCGAAGCCCAGTTTCCAAACCCAGACGGTACTTTACGTTCTGGACAATTCGCAAAAGTTCGTGTTTTACTGCGAACTCAAAAAGATGCTATCGTTATTCCTCAAAAAGCCGTAACCGAAATTCAGGGGCTTTTTCAGGTTTCTATTATCGATGCTAAAAATACTATTCAAACCCGAATGGTGGAAGTCGGACAAAAAATTGGTGTCGACTGGATTATTACCAAAGGTTTAAAACCCGACGAAAAAGTCGCTATTATTGGCAATCAGTTTATTCAGCCCGGATCAACTGTTGTTCCAGTTCCTTATGTAGCCGACAAAGATAAAAAGCAGATTGCATCATCTCTAAACAACTAG